In a single window of the Deinococcus aetherius genome:
- a CDS encoding DUF503 domain-containing protein: MALGYVGVLTVRVEMPWVSNLKEKRALVRPVVERLKARYPLTVARLDGLNAHDWEVIGVATLSNDYGWVEETLRMAADFIAKEGEYRVVEESTDIRVLGEDDGDEGEEED; this comes from the coding sequence GTGGCCCTCGGTTACGTCGGCGTCCTGACCGTCCGGGTCGAGATGCCGTGGGTCTCCAACCTCAAGGAGAAGCGGGCCCTGGTCCGCCCCGTCGTCGAGCGCCTCAAGGCCCGCTACCCCCTGACTGTCGCCCGCCTCGACGGCCTGAACGCCCACGACTGGGAGGTCATCGGCGTCGCCACGCTGAGCAACGACTACGGCTGGGTAGAAGAAACCCTGCGCATGGCCGCCGACTTCATCGCCAAGGAGGGCGAGTACCGGGTGGTGGAGGAGAGCACCGACATCCGCGTGCTGGGGGAGGACGACGGGGACGAGGGGGAAGAGGAAGATTGA
- a CDS encoding heavy-metal-associated domain-containing protein translates to MGGMTSPATRVLLGVRGMNREAGERVAAHLLALPGVSRATPDDGQIEVHYDPSQHTVMDLVRAVRTQGFLAGML, encoded by the coding sequence ATGGGTGGCATGACGAGTCCTGCTACCCGCGTGCTGCTCGGCGTTCGCGGCATGAACCGCGAGGCCGGGGAGCGCGTCGCCGCTCACCTGCTCGCTTTACCCGGCGTGAGCCGCGCCACCCCCGACGACGGCCAGATCGAAGTCCACTACGACCCCAGTCAGCACACCGTCATGGACCTCGTGCGCGCCGTGCGTACCCAGGGCTTCCTGGCGGGGATGCTCTAG
- a CDS encoding DUF1999 domain-containing protein — protein sequence MRYRTFAEPDYDALAALDLAAQRHADPGFDALPDREREGRLSTRLPALKFYERSEHSFVAQDDAGGLAGAILAQHVWQGDRPIVLVRTVLLAPDAPAETAAGLLHATVKSAYDTAVYEVHFPITPALEVAAGEEEAHVTGRYAVCHLGTRAGTAPGERLGPGGPGVGKSAAAGAEGGA from the coding sequence ATGCGTTACCGCACCTTCGCCGAGCCCGACTACGACGCCCTGGCGGCCCTCGACCTCGCCGCGCAGCGTCACGCCGACCCCGGCTTCGACGCCCTGCCTGACCGCGAGCGCGAGGGAAGGCTCAGCACCAGGCTCCCCGCCCTGAAGTTCTACGAGCGCAGCGAACACTCCTTTGTCGCGCAGGACGACGCGGGCGGCCTCGCGGGTGCCATCCTCGCCCAGCACGTGTGGCAAGGGGACCGGCCCATCGTGCTCGTGCGGACGGTGCTCCTCGCCCCGGACGCCCCAGCGGAGACGGCGGCGGGCCTCCTGCACGCGACGGTCAAGAGCGCGTACGACACCGCCGTCTACGAGGTGCATTTCCCGATCACGCCCGCGCTGGAGGTCGCCGCCGGGGAGGAGGAGGCGCACGTCACCGGGCGTTACGCGGTGTGTCACCTGGGCACCCGCGCGGGAACGGCCCCCGGCGAGCGGCTGGGCCCGGGTGGTCCGGGCGTGGGGAAGTCGGCGGCGGCGGGGGCGGAGGGGGGCGCATAA
- a CDS encoding ribokinase, producing MTVLVVGSVNADLTVRAERIPAPGETVLGGDATVSPGGKGANQAVAAALAGARVALCGAVGGDAFREAALRGLTRAGVGLDHLHTLDAPTGLALITVSPEGENAITVASGANAHVMSAHLPEGWEGFTHLLLQGELPPEVTCEAARRAHAAGLTVVLNAAPAREPDPDLLAHTDHLIVNEHELAALAGGGGDVEEAARSLLELGPQAVTVTLGAEGSLTVTPEAPHRLPAYPVPPVDTTGAGDTFCGVLVAWLSSGRPLPEALSAATVAAALACTRPGAQDAMPDLAEIRAALARPR from the coding sequence ATGACCGTGCTTGTCGTGGGGAGCGTGAACGCCGACCTGACGGTGCGGGCGGAGCGGATTCCGGCCCCCGGCGAGACCGTTCTGGGCGGGGACGCCACGGTGTCTCCGGGTGGCAAGGGCGCGAATCAGGCGGTGGCCGCCGCCCTGGCGGGAGCGCGGGTGGCCCTCTGCGGCGCGGTCGGGGGGGACGCTTTTCGGGAGGCGGCCCTGCGCGGCCTGACCCGGGCGGGCGTGGGGCTCGACCACCTCCACACCCTCGATGCCCCCACCGGCCTCGCCCTGATCACCGTCTCGCCGGAGGGCGAGAACGCGATCACGGTGGCGAGCGGGGCGAACGCGCACGTCATGTCCGCGCACCTGCCGGAGGGCTGGGAGGGCTTCACCCACCTGCTCCTCCAGGGCGAGCTGCCTCCCGAGGTCACCTGCGAGGCCGCCCGCCGCGCCCACGCCGCCGGTCTGACCGTGGTGCTCAACGCCGCGCCCGCCCGCGAGCCCGACCCCGACCTCCTCGCCCACACGGATCACCTGATCGTGAACGAGCACGAACTGGCGGCGTTGGCGGGTGGAGGAGGGGATGTGGAGGAAGCCGCCCGCTCCCTCCTCGAACTCGGCCCGCAGGCCGTCACGGTCACGCTCGGGGCGGAGGGGAGTCTGACCGTCACCCCGGAGGCCCCCCACCGCCTCCCTGCCTATCCGGTTCCTCCCGTGGACACGACGGGTGCGGGCGATACCTTCTGCGGGGTGCTCGTCGCGTGGCTCTCGTCCGGTCGGCCCCTCCCCGAGGCGCTTTCCGCCGCCACCGTCGCCGCCGCCCTCGCCTGCACCCGCCCGGGGGCGCAGGACGCGATGCCGGACCTCGCCGAGATCAGGGCCGCCCTCGCCCGCCCGCGCTAG
- a CDS encoding nucleoside deaminase produces the protein MTAPRPDASPHRPYLEEALRLAREAQEAGSAPVGAVLVNAQGEIVARGRNRVGEAQTPEHIGAASVAHAEMDVFFAVGKVQGAGELTLYTSLEPCLMCGGASALLGVGRVVWATSDPWGGSGRIIAWSSHPAMQETEVLPAPDPELEREGARLFAPEARRAFPEEGWALWRERYPEETAGLE, from the coding sequence ATGACAGCCCCCCGCCCGGATGCCTCCCCCCACCGCCCCTACCTCGAAGAAGCCCTGCGGCTGGCGCGTGAGGCGCAGGAGGCGGGCAGCGCCCCGGTCGGCGCCGTGCTCGTCAATGCCCAGGGTGAGATCGTCGCGCGGGGCCGCAACCGGGTGGGCGAGGCCCAGACGCCCGAGCACATCGGGGCGGCGAGCGTGGCGCACGCCGAGATGGACGTGTTCTTCGCGGTGGGCAAGGTGCAAGGCGCGGGGGAGCTGACCCTCTACACCAGCTTGGAGCCCTGCTTAATGTGCGGCGGGGCGAGTGCGCTGCTCGGGGTGGGGCGGGTGGTCTGGGCGACGAGCGACCCGTGGGGCGGCTCGGGCCGCATCATCGCCTGGAGTAGCCACCCCGCCATGCAGGAGACCGAGGTTCTCCCCGCCCCCGACCCCGAGCTGGAGCGCGAGGGCGCCCGCCTCTTCGCCCCCGAGGCGAGGCGCGCCTTTCCCGAGGAGGGCTGGGCCCTGTGGCGGGAGCGTTACCCGGAAGAAACGGCGGGCCTGGAATGA
- a CDS encoding long-chain-fatty-acid--CoA ligase — MERPWLAHYEPGVPRDFTPSGGVLPDLLRRSAEAYADREALTFLGRATTYRRLWQDARRFAVALQNLGVRPGERVSVMLPNCPQFVVSFYGALLAGATVVNTSPLYVASELEHQLLDSGSETLILLDAFYPRYQQIAARVPVKRVIVTGIQDALPFPKNVLYPLKARREGTWVDVRAGGSVFHFGSLVRSQAPSPQVVTIWPDDVALLQYTGGTTGVPKGAMLTHGNLVANAEQARAWMTDLREGQEVTLAAIPFFHVYGMTVAMNLSVLIGATIALVPNPRDVRMVLSQISASKATLFPGVPTLYNAINNHPDTPKHDLTTIRACISGSAPLLLETARRFRALTGGANLVEGYGLTEASPITHTNPIFGDQREGSIGLPMPGVDALVVGEDGEPVVSGEVGELWVAGPNVMKGYWNCEGETAKALREAHGRTWLLTGDLAVMDEDGYFRVVDRKKDLIIAGGYNVYPREVEEVLMTHPAVLEAAAVGLPDAYRGESVHAALALRPGMTATAAEITAHCRAHLSPYKVPRTVEFRADLPKTAVGKVLRRQLAQEARERMEATPAAS; from the coding sequence ATGGAAAGACCCTGGCTGGCCCACTACGAACCCGGCGTCCCACGCGACTTCACCCCGAGTGGTGGAGTTCTCCCCGACCTGCTGCGCCGCAGCGCGGAGGCGTACGCCGACCGGGAGGCGCTGACCTTCCTGGGCAGGGCGACCACCTACCGGCGGCTGTGGCAGGACGCGCGGCGGTTCGCGGTGGCCCTTCAGAACCTCGGGGTGCGGCCCGGCGAGCGGGTCAGCGTGATGCTCCCCAACTGCCCGCAGTTCGTGGTGAGCTTCTACGGGGCGCTCCTCGCGGGCGCGACGGTGGTGAACACCAGCCCGCTGTACGTCGCCTCCGAACTGGAGCACCAGCTTCTCGACAGCGGCAGCGAGACGCTGATCCTGCTCGACGCCTTCTACCCGCGTTACCAGCAGATCGCCGCCCGCGTGCCGGTGAAGCGCGTGATCGTCACCGGCATCCAGGACGCGCTGCCCTTTCCCAAGAACGTGCTCTACCCCCTCAAAGCGCGGCGTGAGGGGACCTGGGTGGACGTGCGGGCGGGCGGGTCCGTCTTCCACTTCGGCTCGCTCGTGCGGTCGCAGGCGCCCTCCCCGCAGGTGGTCACGATCTGGCCCGACGACGTGGCCCTGCTCCAGTACACGGGCGGCACGACGGGCGTGCCCAAAGGGGCGATGCTCACCCACGGCAACCTCGTGGCGAACGCCGAGCAGGCCCGTGCCTGGATGACCGACCTGCGCGAGGGGCAGGAGGTCACGCTGGCGGCCATTCCCTTCTTCCACGTGTACGGGATGACGGTCGCGATGAACCTCAGCGTGTTGATCGGCGCGACGATTGCCCTGGTGCCCAACCCGCGCGACGTGCGGATGGTCCTCTCGCAGATCAGCGCGAGCAAAGCGACCCTCTTTCCCGGGGTGCCCACCCTCTACAACGCGATCAACAACCACCCCGACACGCCGAAGCACGACCTGACGACCATCCGCGCGTGCATCAGCGGCAGCGCGCCCCTGCTGCTCGAAACCGCGCGGAGATTTCGGGCGCTGACGGGCGGGGCGAATCTGGTCGAGGGCTACGGCCTGACCGAGGCGTCGCCCATCACCCACACCAACCCGATCTTCGGCGACCAGCGCGAGGGGAGCATCGGCCTTCCCATGCCCGGCGTGGACGCCCTGGTGGTGGGCGAGGACGGCGAGCCCGTCGTGAGCGGCGAGGTGGGCGAGCTGTGGGTGGCCGGGCCGAACGTGATGAAGGGGTACTGGAACTGCGAGGGCGAGACGGCGAAGGCCCTGCGGGAGGCGCACGGGCGAACCTGGCTGCTCACGGGCGACCTCGCCGTGATGGACGAGGACGGGTACTTCCGGGTCGTGGACCGCAAGAAGGACCTGATCATCGCGGGCGGGTACAACGTCTACCCCCGCGAGGTCGAGGAGGTGCTGATGACCCACCCCGCCGTGCTGGAGGCCGCCGCCGTGGGCCTGCCCGACGCCTACCGGGGTGAGAGCGTCCACGCCGCCCTGGCCCTCAGGCCCGGGATGACGGCCACGGCGGCGGAGATCACCGCGCACTGCCGGGCCCACCTCAGCCCCTACAAGGTGCCGCGCACGGTCGAGTTCCGCGCCGACCTCCCCAAGACGGCCGTGGGCAAGGTGCTGCGCCGTCAGCTCGCGCAGGAGGCGCGGGAGAGGATGGAGGCGACCCCGGCGGCGAGCTAG
- a CDS encoding Ig-like domain-containing protein has product MPPAGVAAHPGLQLEAEAGAITASLTPQTVADPRAGGRIINDPDASGGQAVVLLGTNDNVEFAVPSSLQAGRYTVSVRGRGEAHEGWPIVDLNDTGQQRMAVATLDSATYVTRSFGEFDLTPGEVLNLSFINDLYGGPGQDRNAVVDYLVIEPVGTTPANRPPTVTLRPLDNGNLTGADGSTFEDEHNVLLEADASDPDGTVARVEFFAGDVKIGEDTSAPYRLVHSQERDQPLAGPTPVTYSARVTDDRGAVTTSAPVGIVTRSRGYDPASPLPLRAVNFGGPATAVSKFHCSFCLNGVFFDAGDAGGWTTNGTVQSINVAPVPPILSPEREELMRGAVSRPGGLEVGVPVPNAAYEVYLWVRSEGADPYDIQMEGRSVSRFDPREAGVWSKLGPFPVTVGDGVLNVASTGTATASFSAIEVWRVRQPGETPPSVAFNPVPEYAPYPGTALPLTVEASSASGTVEKVEFYAKGPSPSSRALKLGEDRTAPFSLAWQNAPAGYYSLIARATDSAGLSSTTETKVIIQAP; this is encoded by the coding sequence GTGCCCCCCGCCGGGGTCGCCGCTCACCCGGGATTGCAGCTTGAGGCGGAGGCGGGGGCCATTACCGCCAGCCTGACCCCCCAGACCGTCGCCGATCCGCGTGCGGGCGGACGGATCATCAACGACCCCGACGCGAGCGGCGGCCAGGCCGTCGTTTTGCTGGGCACCAACGACAACGTCGAGTTCGCCGTGCCGTCCTCCCTTCAGGCGGGGCGCTACACCGTTTCGGTGCGCGGGCGGGGAGAGGCGCACGAGGGCTGGCCCATCGTGGACCTGAACGACACGGGGCAGCAGCGCATGGCAGTGGCGACGCTCGACTCGGCGACCTACGTGACCCGCTCCTTCGGGGAGTTCGACCTGACGCCCGGAGAGGTGCTCAACCTGTCGTTCATCAACGACCTGTACGGGGGGCCCGGCCAGGACCGCAACGCCGTCGTCGATTACCTCGTCATCGAGCCCGTGGGGACGACGCCCGCCAACCGGCCGCCCACGGTGACCCTGCGACCGCTCGACAACGGGAACCTGACCGGGGCGGACGGCTCGACCTTCGAGGACGAGCACAACGTCCTGCTGGAGGCCGACGCCTCGGACCCGGACGGCACGGTGGCCCGGGTCGAGTTCTTCGCGGGCGACGTGAAGATCGGCGAGGACACCAGCGCGCCCTACCGTCTGGTCCACAGCCAGGAGCGCGACCAGCCCCTCGCGGGCCCCACCCCGGTCACCTACTCGGCGCGGGTGACGGACGACCGGGGGGCCGTGACGACCTCGGCGCCCGTCGGGATCGTCACCCGTTCGCGGGGTTACGACCCGGCCAGCCCGCTCCCCCTGCGCGCGGTCAACTTCGGGGGACCGGCGACGGCGGTCAGCAAGTTCCACTGCTCCTTCTGCCTGAACGGGGTGTTCTTCGACGCCGGGGACGCGGGGGGCTGGACCACCAACGGCACCGTCCAGAGCATCAACGTCGCCCCCGTTCCTCCCATCCTGAGCCCGGAGCGGGAAGAACTCATGCGCGGCGCCGTCTCGCGTCCCGGCGGGCTGGAGGTGGGCGTGCCCGTGCCGAACGCCGCCTACGAGGTGTACCTGTGGGTGCGTTCGGAGGGCGCGGACCCCTACGACATCCAGATGGAGGGCCGCAGCGTCTCCCGCTTCGACCCCCGGGAGGCGGGCGTCTGGAGCAAGCTCGGTCCCTTCCCGGTCACGGTGGGTGACGGCGTGCTGAACGTGGCGAGCACCGGCACCGCGACCGCCAGCTTCTCGGCCATCGAGGTCTGGCGGGTCAGGCAGCCCGGCGAGACCCCGCCGAGCGTCGCCTTCAACCCCGTGCCCGAGTACGCCCCCTACCCCGGGACCGCCCTGCCGCTGACCGTAGAGGCCTCCTCCGCGAGCGGCACCGTCGAGAAGGTCGAGTTCTACGCCAAGGGGCCGTCCCCGTCGAGCCGCGCCCTGAAGCTCGGGGAGGACAGAACCGCCCCCTTCAGCCTGGCGTGGCAGAACGCCCCCGCCGGGTACTACTCCCTGATCGCGCGGGCCACCGACAGTGCTGGACTCTCCTCGACGACGGAGACGAAAGTCATTATCCAGGCCCCGTAG